TGCGCGTTCACGAACAATTCCAGGAAAAGATTGATACGTTGCGTTCGGTGACCGAGTATCTGGATATGGTCATCAACCTCAGCCAGGAGGCCATCTTCTCGTGCGATCTCTTGGGGCGGGCCAAAATCTGGAACAAGGGAGCCGAGCGCATGTATGGCTATCGGGCCGAGGAAATCGTCGGACACGTGGTGGATGAATTCCTCGATCCGCCCGACTTCAAACGAAAATCACCCGATGTGATCAAAATCCTCCAGCAGCGGGGGGGCTCCCTCGTCGAGCCGGAAATCATGCGGCGTAAGAAGAGCGGCGAGATCTTTCCCGTTCACGCCACCTACTCGGCCATCTTTGACTCCGAGGGCCAATACATCGGCTTCTCCGTCATCGAACGCGACGTCACGCCCATGAAGGCGCTTGAAACCGAGCGCATCAACTCGGCCCAGCTGCGCGCCATTACTCAAACCGCGGTCACGGCCAACGATCAGGTGAACACGCCCCTCGGTGTCATCCTCGGCTATTCGCAGTTCCTCCAGAAAAAAATGAACGGACTGAGTCCCGAAGACATCGCCGCTCTGGAAATCATTCAACAGCAGGTGCTCAAGATCAAGGGCATCATGAACAAACTGAAACTCATGAGTGATCCCATCGTCAAGAACTATTCCATCGAAGGGGTCACCATGCTCGATCTCTCGCAATCACGGTAGGCACGACGATACAGGCGGAACACTTACCAACAAGGCGTACAATGGAAACTCTGAAGAAGAAAGTCCTGGTGGTGGATGACGACGAAGTCATCCGCGATTTGCTAATCAACTTCCTGAAGTTCTCCGGCTACGAAGGACTGGGTGCGCCCAATGGGCAGGCGGCGCTGGACATGGTACTGGTGGATCCACCGGACATGATCATCACCGATATTCACATGCCCTTCATGAACGGCTTTCAGCTTCTGCGAGCGGTCAAGCGCGTCAATCCCGACTTGCCGGTGGTCTTCATCACCGGATTCGCGCACTTTCGCCGATTCTTCGCTGACAAGACCGCGCGGGCTGACGGATTTCTCGAAAAACCCTTCTCGCTCGAAGCCATTGACAGTCTTGTGAAGAAATTCCTGGCATGACCGCTCCGCCGTTACCATACCTGCGAGCGGCGCTGTCAACCGGTTTCGATGTAGCGGGCCGACCCCGATCTCCCGCGGCCGGACCGATGGCGGCTTGACTCTCTGAGAGTGAATCCCTATATTCGGCTCCTATGGAACCCCGCGAACTGCTTATTATTGATGATGAAGAATCCCTCCACAAGGTACTGGGCGAGTGCCTGCGGGCCCGGGGATTTACCGTTTACTCCGCCTGTGACGGACGGGATGGACTCGAAATCTTCCGACAGCATGACGGCATTCGCGTTGTCCTGACCGACATTCGGATTCCCGGCCTGGACGGACTGGAAGTGCTAAGAGCGATCAAGCAACACGATCCGCTCGCCCAAGTGATCCTTATGACCGCATTCAGCGACACCAAACTTGCCATCCAAGCGCTCCGCCTCGGTGCCGACGACTACCTCGAAAAACCGTTCCACCTGGACGTCCTGAATGATATCCTCGAACGCAGCTTCGACCGCCAGCGACTGGGTTCGCTTTCCTACCGCTGGCAGCGATTCATTGAACATCTGCCCCTCGGACTCATCTGGTGCTCGCCCGAGGGAGTCGTTGAAGGCTTGACGCCGGCTGCCGAAGATCTCCTCGGAGACGCCCAGAAACAGCTGGCGGGAAACGTTATCTGGGAAGCATCGGGACTGCAAGCGACACACGTGTTTTTCGGTCCCTCCGGGAATGGCGCTCCCATTCTCTCCGTCGAAGTCGAAGCCAACGGACGGGCGTTTATTCTGCAACCGGTGGACACCGCCGAGCGGGTGGGAAGGAACTCCCGGCTGCTCGTGATCACCGATATTACCGAGGAAAAAGCGCTCCACCGCGAGTTGTCCACTCTATCGCGGGAGCTGGAGTCCCGCGTGGCTGAGCGGACTCGCAGCCTTACCGCCGAGCTGGATTTTTCGCAGCGCCTCCTCGATACGGCCAGTGTGCTGATCGTCGTTCTCGATCAGGATGGAAGGGTCATTCGCATCAACAAATTTGCCGAGGAATTGACCCGCTACACTCGCGAAGAGGCGGAACGGGTATTCCTCGGCTTCATCCATCATCCCGAATCCCCGCTGTCCCGCATCTTCGATCCGCGATCTATCGAAGAAATCACCAACCTCATCGCCGATCTCCCGCTCCGGGATGGCACCCGGCGAATCCTGTCGTGGAGCGCCCGCAATCTGCCGGCCCGGCCCGGTCCCGGCCGACGGCTGGTCATCGGCATTGACGTGACCGAGCAGAAGCAACTTGAAGCCCGACTGAAAAGCTACAATCTGCAGCTCGAGGGCATGATTGAGGCCAGCTCCTATGAATTGCGGCAAACCAACGCTCAATTGATCCATACCGCCCGGCTTGCGTCACTGGGGGAAGTGGCCGCCGGAATCGCCCATGAAATGAAGCAGCCGCTGAACGTCATCTCGATTACCGCCGACCTCATCCGGCTGCTGCACCGCAACGGAACACTCTCACCCGATCTGCTGCTGTCCAATCTGGAGAAGATTCGCCGAACCGTGGATCGCATGGCTATCACCATCAATCACCTCCGCGGCTTCACCCGCATTGACTCCGCTAACTTCGAGCCGGTGCGCGTGGCCGATGCGATAGATGGCGCTCTGTCCATCCTCGGGGAACAAATCCGCCTCGATGCCATTGATATTCTTCGCGAAGTCCCCGCTGACCTGCCCGCGATATACGGCGAACTGCATCAAATCGAACAGGTGCTGGTCAATCTGATGCAGAATGCTCGCCACGCGATTGAAGAAAAAGCGGCCGAAGCCGAGAAATCGGAAGAGAATGCTGCTGCCGTTCCCAAACGACTCATGTTGCGGGCCGGGACCCGCCGCTCCGATCGCGAAGTGTTCATTGAGATTACCGACACGGGAACCGGCATGGATGAGGAGACCCGGAGCCGTGTATTCGAGCCGTTCTACACAACCAAACAGGCCGACCGTGGCACTGGACTCGGCTTGTCCATCAGCATGAACATTGTGCAGTCGCACGGCGGAACGATTGAGGTGGAAAGCGCGGCCGGTCAAGGTAGTACCTTCCGAGTCGTATTGCCGGCCGAAGCGCCCGCGTAGTGCGATTTCTCGAAAGGCTGTCCCATCCGTCAGTCTTCTGCCCCCATCGTCCCCGTTGGGGTGGGAGGCGGGACCGGGAGCCTCTCGATAAAACCGTAAGGTTGGAGGTCAATGGTGGAACAGGCTGCGTTACTGCGATGGGATTCTGCCACCTTCGGGGTCATCAACAAGCTCTTCACCAGTGGCTTTTTCGATGCCCTTATGCCGGTTCTATCCAATCTGGCCTATTGGCTGATCCCCCTCGGAATCATCTGGGTCGTGTACTTCTTCCGTTCCGACCGCCGTGGCAAACTCATCGCACTCTGCTGTTTTCTCGTCGTGGCCGCCACCGACCAAATCTCCTCCAGCGTTATTAAGCCCATTGTGCAGCGCAATCGCCCCTGCAATGTCGTTCCCCAGACCCATCTCTACTTGAACGGCAAATGGCTTTACACCGACAAGTTCGGATTGACCACCTATAAGAGCTCCTACAGCTTTCCATCCAGTCATGCGGCGAACATCGCCGGGCAAGCCATGTATTGGAGCTATTTCCATCCCCAAATCAGCCCCCTGCTCGTGTTCGCCGCCGTATCCGTCGGATTCAGCCGAATCTACCTCGGTCAACACTGGCCGACGGATATTCTGGCCGGTTACCTCCTCGGCATGTTCGTCGCGCTCGCCGTGGCGTATCCACTGCGGGCCTGGGTCTTGCCCGACGAATAACCACGTGCGCGCAACCCATCGTTCCGGCGCTCATCGGAATCAGACATTGACCGCCGAGCCGGGCGTCACCGCCCGGCCGAAAATAACAAGAGCCCCGGACGATGCCGGGGCTGATTCCAAAATGACTTCTTCGGGCCGGTCAGCGGAACATGGCCTTGATGGAACCCCAGGTATGCTGGACAGCTGAAAACGATAGCGAAACTTCCTCTACCGGACTGAACCGGGCCGTCCCGTCCTGGTCTACCATCCGCAGCCGGTAGTAGAATGTCCGTTCCATATCGGCGTCCAGAGGGCTTGAATCCACAAACTGATAATGGGAGAACGAACCGGTCGGTACTACCTGCCCGATCGCCATGAATACCTGACCGTCCTGCGATCGTTCGACCACGAACGACCGCAGATTATCCTCCGGCCCCGTCGCCCATTCGAGGCGGGCGTGGTCTATGACGGCATAGGCATCGAAAGAGATTAGCTCGGTTCCGGCTATGGCAATACCGGCCGCAGCTATCGCAAAGAATATCAAAGTAATACGCTTGTACATGGGAGGATTCCCTGCAATATTCCAGCCATAACTTACCGATCTTGTCTCACAAAGTCAAGTCTTTGAGCATGAACCGTCAGAATCACCCTTTTCCGTCTTTCTAATTGGATTGTAAACATGAAGATTTGTTTCCACGGCGCGGCTGGGGAGGTCACCGGTTCCCAGCATCTCCTCCATTGCCACGGGAGACGTGTTCTCTTAGACTGCGGCCTATTTCAGGGACGTCGCGAGGAAACCTACCGGAAGAATCGTCATCCCTCCTACGATCCTCAGTCTCTGGATGCCGTGGTCTTGTCCCATGCCCACTTGGATCATAGCGGCCTGCTTCCCCGTCTGGCCGGTCTCGGCTTCCGCGGCTCCGTGCATTGCACTCCAATCACGGCGGAGCTTTGTGATCCCATGCTTCGCGACTCGGCCTTTGTTCAGGAAAAGGACGTCGAGTTCGTCAATAAGCTTCACCGCCGCAAAGGACTGCCCGCGTTCAACGTGCTCTACGGATTGGACGACGTGGAACAACTGCTCACGCAGCTCTCTCCGCATCCTTTGCACTCGCCTTGTGAAGTTGCCCCCGGGGTGACGGCAACCTTTCTGGAGGCCGGACACGTCCTCGGCTCGGCGCAGGTTCTGCTCGAGATCGAGGGACGGGGCCGCCGTCTCCGAGTCGGGTTCACCGGTGATCTGGGACGGC
This genomic interval from bacterium contains the following:
- a CDS encoding response regulator, producing MEPRELLIIDDEESLHKVLGECLRARGFTVYSACDGRDGLEIFRQHDGIRVVLTDIRIPGLDGLEVLRAIKQHDPLAQVILMTAFSDTKLAIQALRLGADDYLEKPFHLDVLNDILERSFDRQRLGSLSYRWQRFIEHLPLGLIWCSPEGVVEGLTPAAEDLLGDAQKQLAGNVIWEASGLQATHVFFGPSGNGAPILSVEVEANGRAFILQPVDTAERVGRNSRLLVITDITEEKALHRELSTLSRELESRVAERTRSLTAELDFSQRLLDTASVLIVVLDQDGRVIRINKFAEELTRYTREEAERVFLGFIHHPESPLSRIFDPRSIEEITNLIADLPLRDGTRRILSWSARNLPARPGPGRRLVIGIDVTEQKQLEARLKSYNLQLEGMIEASSYELRQTNAQLIHTARLASLGEVAAGIAHEMKQPLNVISITADLIRLLHRNGTLSPDLLLSNLEKIRRTVDRMAITINHLRGFTRIDSANFEPVRVADAIDGALSILGEQIRLDAIDILREVPADLPAIYGELHQIEQVLVNLMQNARHAIEEKAAEAEKSEENAAAVPKRLMLRAGTRRSDREVFIEITDTGTGMDEETRSRVFEPFYTTKQADRGTGLGLSISMNIVQSHGGTIEVESAAGQGSTFRVVLPAEAPA
- a CDS encoding PAS domain S-box protein, translating into TNNPDAVVIMTTANTSEDVVISLIRNGADDYIRKPFEIENVINAARNALNKYNFLRVHEQFQEKIDTLRSVTEYLDMVINLSQEAIFSCDLLGRAKIWNKGAERMYGYRAEEIVGHVVDEFLDPPDFKRKSPDVIKILQQRGGSLVEPEIMRRKKSGEIFPVHATYSAIFDSEGQYIGFSVIERDVTPMKALETERINSAQLRAITQTAVTANDQVNTPLGVILGYSQFLQKKMNGLSPEDIAALEIIQQQVLKIKGIMNKLKLMSDPIVKNYSIEGVTMLDLSQSR
- a CDS encoding response regulator → METLKKKVLVVDDDEVIRDLLINFLKFSGYEGLGAPNGQAALDMVLVDPPDMIITDIHMPFMNGFQLLRAVKRVNPDLPVVFITGFAHFRRFFADKTARADGFLEKPFSLEAIDSLVKKFLA
- a CDS encoding phosphatase PAP2 family protein; this translates as MVEQAALLRWDSATFGVINKLFTSGFFDALMPVLSNLAYWLIPLGIIWVVYFFRSDRRGKLIALCCFLVVAATDQISSSVIKPIVQRNRPCNVVPQTHLYLNGKWLYTDKFGLTTYKSSYSFPSSHAANIAGQAMYWSYFHPQISPLLVFAAVSVGFSRIYLGQHWPTDILAGYLLGMFVALAVAYPLRAWVLPDE